The following proteins are encoded in a genomic region of Nicotiana sylvestris chromosome 4, ASM39365v2, whole genome shotgun sequence:
- the LOC104221657 gene encoding phosphoenolpyruvate carboxylase kinase 1-like yields the protein MSQALKIDFQICEEIGRGRFGTVYRCFSPVTGHSFACKSIEKSLLLDSTDRECLDKEPKILQLLSGSPNILKIHKIYEDENFLHMVTDLCPNNDLYDRVSTGPLSEPAAANILFQLISAINHCHKMGVAHRDIKPDNILFDSQDRLKLADFGSAEWFVGCEEGLMSGVVGTPYYVAPEILMGKEYNEKVDVWSAGVILYIMLSGVPPFYGETPTETFQAVLRANLRFPTRNFRSVSPEAKDLLRKMICKDVSRRFSAEQVLRHQWVINGGETRSMAD from the exons ATGAGCCAAGCCTTGAAAATCGACTTCCAAATTTGCGAAGAAATCGGCCGTGGTAGATTCGGTACCGTCTACCGATGCTTTTCTCCGGTCACTGGTCATTCCTTCGCCTGTAAATCTATTGAAAAATCCCTTCTCCTCGATTCCACCGACCGTGAGTGCCTCGACAAGGAGCCCAAGATTCTTCAGCTCCTTTCCGGTAGCCCAAACATTCTCAAAATCCACAAAATCTACGAAGATGAAAACTTCCTTCACATGGTAACCGACCTCTGTCCAAACAATGATCTTTACGACCGGGTTTCAACCGGGCCGTTATCCGAACCGGCCGCTGCTAATATTCTGTTCCAATTAATTTCCGCGATTAATCACTGTCACAAAATGGGGGTGGCCCACCGCGATATTAAGCCGGATAATATCCTTTTTGATTCTCAGGACAGGTTGAAATTGGCTGATTTTGGATCTGCGGAGTGGTTTGTTGGGTGTGAGGAGGGGTTGATGAGTGGGGTGGTGGGTACCCCGTATTACGTGGCGCCGGAGATTTTAATGGGGAAAGAATATAATGAGAAAGTGGATGTGTGGAGCGCCGGTGTTATTTTGTATATTATGCTTTCTGGAGTTCCTCCTTTTTACGGCGAAACTCCGACCGAGACATTTCAGGCTGTTCTAAGGGCAAATTTGAGATTTCCCACTAGGAATTTCAGGTCGGTTTCACCTGAAGCTAAGGATTTGCTGAGGAAAATGATCTGTAaggatgtttctagaaggttttcAGCTGAACAAGTTCTGA GACACCAATGGGTAATTAATGGAGGAGAAACAAGATCAATGGCTGATTAA
- the LOC104221658 gene encoding uncharacterized protein has translation MDELPCPHAWTVLKNQQLKPGQYCSFYYNKDKFLRTYEFLVNPMPNESLWVIPTEVLEDVVIPPKGRRNAGRQRKERLKPASEKESKRTFSCSVCGQGGHNRKTCRNRQK, from the coding sequence ATGGATGAACTTCCATGTCCTCATGCTTGGACGGTTTTGAAGAACCAGCAGCTGAAACCTGGCCAGTATTGCTCTTTTTACTACAATAAGGATAAATTCCTTAGAACTTATGAATTTCTAGTGAATCCGATGCCAAATGAGAGTTTATGGGTAATCCCAACAGAGGTGCTGGAAGATGTGGTCATACCACCTAAAGGGAGAAGGAATGCAGGGAGGCAAAGAAAGGAAAGACTCAAACCTGCTTCAGAGAAAGAGTCTAAGAGGACGTTTTCATGTTCTGTGTGTGGACAAGGTGGTCACAATAGAAAAACATGTAGGAATCGACAAAAATAA